In Melopsittacus undulatus isolate bMelUnd1 chromosome 6, bMelUnd1.mat.Z, whole genome shotgun sequence, the following proteins share a genomic window:
- the LOC101881334 gene encoding G-protein coupled receptor 35-like, whose translation MENCTKDDDMWNGIALFQFIVYIPVLSLGIPLNAIAFWVFCCRLKRWTETRVYMINLVIADSFLLFALPFLIYFTMYEHPIDNLCFTIQRIYMTNMPMSILIITLIAIDRYIAIKFPLKAKILRSPLKSASICGALWIILMIYSYLHPQFRDKKEKFCFRKQSTQPSYTALAFVIFGYFIPLLIVTFCSVQVIKCLKKKMVTSPQETKLIQKAIRIISVNLCVFTVCFAPFHIALLLRFAVDVAGACSLLSEASACVHILACLANSNCCLDAFCYYFAAKEFQEFPSLFPTCLSMRCKMNQSQESQSPTDQVMT comes from the coding sequence ATGGAGAACTGCACCAAAGACGACGACATGTGGAATGGCATTGCGCTGTTTCAATTTATAGTCTACATCCCAGTGCTCTCTTTGGGGATCCCACTGAACGCGATTGCCTTCTGGGTCTTCTGCTGCAGACTCAAGAGGTGGACAGAAACCAGGGTGTACATGATCAACCTCGTAATCGCAGACAGTTTCCTGCTCTTTGCTCTGCCTTTCTTGATATATTTTACCATGTATGAGCATCCCATAGACAACCTGTGCTTCACCATACAAAGGATCTACATGACAAACATGCCTATGAGCATCCTGATCATCACTCTGATAGCAATTGATCGATACATTGCAATTAAGTTCCCTCTAAAAGCAAAGATTCTTCGATCCCCACTGAAATCAGCATCCATCTGTGGGGCCCTTTGGATAATACTAATGATTTATTCCTACTTGCATCCACAGTTTCgtgacaaaaaggaaaaattctgtTTTCGAAAACAATCTACTCAACCCAGTTATACAGCACTGGCATTTGTCATCTTTGGCTATTTTATTCCCTTGCTGATTGTGACTTTTTGCTCAGTACAAGTCATCAAATGTCTCAAGAAGAAGATGGTCACGAGTCCTCAGGAGACAAAATTAATCCAGAAAGCAATCCGCATTATTTCTGTGAATCTGTGCGTGTTCACTGTATGTTTTGCACCCTTCCACATTGCCCTGCTCCTGCGGTTTGCAGTGGATGTTGCTGGAGCTTGTTCTCTGCTCTCGGAAGCTAGCGCCTGTGTTCACATCCTTGCATGCTTAGCAAACTCTAACTGCTGTTTGGATGCATTTTGCTATTACTTTGCAGCTAAGGAATTTCAGGAATTTCCTTCTCTGTTCCCCACTTGCCTATCAATGAGGTGCAAGATGAACCAAAGCCAAGAATCCCAGTCACCCACGGATCAAGTCATGACATAA